Proteins encoded within one genomic window of Nitrospirota bacterium:
- a CDS encoding response regulator transcription factor, with amino-acid sequence MKIKVLVVDDHRLFREGLCSLLRNTDEIEVVGDAQNGKDAMIQVRELNPDVVLMDLDMPEMNGIEAIKLIKHKFPEKRMLALTSYEDDDHVYKVMASGADGYIVKRINKVELVNIIKSTYKGEVFFSPFLANIILEKDKLSGRIKKQADSAVFTASEKRILSLIAEGYSNEDIAKTVYVSRDTVKAHLKSIYRKLQVNDRTKAAVEAIRRGLV; translated from the coding sequence ATGAAGATTAAGGTTCTTGTTGTAGATGACCACCGTCTTTTCAGGGAAGGTCTTTGTTCCTTACTGAGGAACACGGATGAGATTGAAGTTGTGGGTGATGCACAGAATGGTAAAGATGCAATGATTCAGGTTAGGGAGTTAAATCCTGATGTAGTTCTTATGGACCTTGATATGCCTGAAATGAACGGTATAGAGGCAATAAAGCTCATCAAACACAAATTTCCTGAAAAAAGGATGCTGGCACTTACTTCTTATGAAGACGATGACCATGTTTATAAGGTAATGGCCTCAGGCGCGGATGGTTACATAGTAAAAAGGATAAACAAAGTAGAACTTGTAAATATCATTAAATCAACATATAAAGGAGAAGTGTTTTTCTCCCCATTTCTCGCAAACATTATCCTTGAAAAAGACAAGCTATCCGGCAGAATAAAAAAACAGGCTGATAGTGCCGTATTTACAGCAAGTGAAAAGAGGATACTAAGCCTGATTGCTGAAGGATACAGCAATGAAGATATTGCAAAAACAGTATATGTCAGCAGGGATACAGTAAAGGCCCATCTTAAATCCATCTACAGAAAACTCCAGGTAAACGACCGCACAAAAGCCGCAGTAGAAGCCATCCGCCGGGGACTGGTATAA
- a CDS encoding PAS domain S-box protein, translating to MKLSSALRKRLAETLKEKDYLETILNGIKHRIILINREYKILHFNKAALGDRRDLIENNELYCYRIFENRDSICPDCPATTTFVTGEVVHIQRQYKNSSGDELSYKISSYPVMNRNGHVENAILAARDITEIYKAEQMKNDLLRMLTHDIRNPVLATAHTLETLLNCSSTQKKFETPVQEILCETRDNCELLLHLIDDVLDIYRHEGNKFRLNKREVEITGIIKSAVRLVQTLTKDKGIKTGLKLPKQVPPLIADENRIIRVLINLLENAVMFSPRNGKISITVSILPLMSGAVKKGNENEWDKNVPPILDTYLDRRGFLTPPQGFTNKLLPQIKISITDQGVGIPRNDLNKVFEKYYQVERKKAGSKIGLGLGLTYCRQIIEAHGGKIWAESPVYRGRGSRFVFTLPLQK from the coding sequence ATGAAGTTATCATCAGCATTGAGAAAAAGGCTTGCTGAAACACTGAAGGAAAAGGACTATCTTGAGACAATATTAAATGGAATAAAACACAGGATAATACTTATAAACAGGGAGTATAAGATACTCCATTTTAATAAGGCTGCTTTAGGAGATCGCAGGGATTTAATAGAGAATAATGAACTGTATTGTTACAGAATATTTGAGAACCGAGATTCAATCTGTCCTGACTGTCCTGCAACAACCACATTTGTAACCGGAGAAGTAGTTCACATTCAGAGGCAATATAAAAACAGTTCAGGAGATGAATTAAGTTATAAGATATCTTCATATCCTGTAATGAACAGAAACGGACATGTTGAGAATGCAATATTAGCCGCAAGAGACATAACAGAGATTTACAAAGCAGAGCAGATGAAGAATGACCTGCTTAGAATGTTGACACATGATATAAGAAACCCTGTACTTGCAACTGCACATACACTTGAGACCCTTCTTAATTGTTCATCCACACAAAAGAAATTTGAAACCCCTGTTCAGGAGATTTTATGTGAGACAAGGGATAACTGTGAACTGTTACTTCATCTTATTGATGATGTTCTGGATATTTACAGACATGAGGGTAATAAGTTCAGGCTGAATAAAAGAGAGGTAGAAATAACAGGTATAATAAAATCTGCTGTGAGATTAGTCCAAACCCTGACAAAAGACAAGGGTATAAAGACAGGGTTGAAACTCCCAAAACAGGTTCCTCCATTGATTGCAGATGAGAACAGGATAATACGTGTTCTTATTAATCTCCTTGAAAATGCCGTCATGTTCTCCCCGAGGAATGGGAAAATATCAATAACTGTTTCCATCCTCCCCCTCATGAGCGGGGCGGTCAAAAAGGGGAATGAAAATGAGTGGGACAAGAATGTCCCACCTATCCTTGATACATATCTGGATAGGCGGGGTTTTCTTACCCCGCCGCAGGGATTTACAAATAAACTTCTACCCCAAATTAAGATTAGCATTACTGACCAGGGCGTAGGAATCCCCAGAAATGACCTAAATAAGGTATTTGAAAAATACTATCAGGTAGAGAGAAAGAAGGCCGGCAGTAAAATAGGATTAGGGCTTGGATTAACGTATTGCAGGCAGATCATTGAGGCACATGGCGGGAAAATATGGGCAGAGTCTCCTGTGTACAGGGGAAGGGGGAGCAGGTTTGTCTTCACACTGCCGTTACAAAAATAG